The proteins below come from a single Kineococcus endophyticus genomic window:
- a CDS encoding helix-turn-helix domain-containing protein: MAPLRVAALEPLTDPALAPPVPETGLDALTVGRRIRHHRQARGWTLAQLGEEVGAAQSQLSQVENGKREPRLSLITAVARALGVPPSDLLDPAPPPSRRAALEIELDHAQRSPLARTLGLPEVRSSRKLPTDALEALVELHRELARRHDASNATPEEARRANTEIRHLLRAVDNHLPEIEELAEDLVRAAGYTVGALTHRQVARMAADLGFSIIHVEDLPHSTRTVTDLANGRIYLPPASIPGGHGLRSLALQAIAHRVLEHERPASYTQFLRQRLEINYFAACCLLPRSAAVEFLSAAKADKDLAVEDFRDAFGVTHEAAAHRLTNLLTSHLGIPVHFLRVGDDGALYRGYENDGVPFPEDSSGAIEGQPVCRQWTARTVFDVRNRTTENYQYTDTPAGTFWCSSQTGTSDDGGFSITVGVPYAHAKWFRGRDTRVRAKSTCPEAACCRRPPAGVAERWADHAWPSARLHAQTLAPLPSGRFPGVDDLEVYSFLDSHAPRTPPS, encoded by the coding sequence ATGGCTCCGCTGCGCGTCGCTGCGCTCGAACCGCTGACCGATCCGGCGCTCGCCCCGCCGGTCCCGGAGACGGGTCTGGACGCCCTCACGGTGGGCCGACGGATCCGGCACCACCGGCAGGCCAGGGGGTGGACGCTGGCGCAGCTCGGGGAGGAGGTCGGGGCCGCGCAGAGCCAGCTCTCGCAGGTGGAGAACGGCAAGCGCGAACCCCGGCTGTCCCTCATCACCGCCGTCGCCCGCGCCCTCGGGGTCCCGCCCTCGGACCTGCTCGACCCGGCGCCGCCGCCGAGCCGCCGCGCCGCGCTCGAGATCGAGCTCGACCACGCCCAGCGGTCCCCGCTGGCCCGCACGCTCGGACTGCCGGAGGTCCGGTCGAGCCGGAAGCTGCCGACCGACGCGCTCGAGGCCCTGGTGGAACTGCACCGCGAACTCGCGCGCCGGCACGACGCGTCCAACGCGACACCGGAGGAGGCGCGGCGGGCGAACACCGAGATCCGGCACCTGCTGCGGGCGGTGGACAACCACCTGCCCGAGATCGAGGAACTCGCCGAGGACCTCGTGCGGGCGGCCGGGTACACGGTCGGTGCCCTGACCCACCGGCAGGTCGCGCGGATGGCCGCCGACCTCGGGTTCAGCATCATCCACGTCGAGGACCTGCCGCACTCCACGCGGACCGTCACCGACCTGGCCAACGGTCGCATCTACCTCCCGCCCGCCTCGATCCCGGGCGGGCACGGGCTGCGGTCCCTGGCGCTGCAGGCGATCGCGCACCGCGTGCTGGAGCACGAACGGCCCGCGAGCTACACGCAGTTCCTGCGCCAGCGACTGGAGATCAACTACTTCGCGGCGTGCTGCCTGCTCCCGCGCAGCGCCGCGGTGGAGTTCCTGTCCGCGGCCAAGGCCGACAAGGACCTGGCGGTGGAGGACTTCCGCGACGCGTTCGGTGTGACGCACGAGGCTGCGGCGCACCGGCTCACGAACCTGCTGACGTCGCACCTGGGGATCCCCGTCCACTTCCTGCGCGTCGGCGACGACGGTGCGCTCTACCGCGGGTACGAGAACGACGGGGTCCCGTTCCCCGAGGACTCCTCGGGTGCCATCGAGGGGCAACCCGTGTGCCGGCAGTGGACCGCGCGCACGGTGTTCGACGTGCGGAACCGCACCACGGAGAACTACCAGTACACCGACACGCCCGCGGGGACGTTCTGGTGCTCGAGCCAGACGGGGACGAGCGACGACGGCGGGTTCTCCATCACGGTCGGCGTCCCGTACGCGCACGCGAAGTGGTTCCGCGGCCGGGACACCCGGGTGCGGGCGAAGAGCACGTGCCCGGAGGCGGCGTGCTGCCGCCGTCCGCCGGCGGGGGTGGCCGAACGGTGGGCCGACCACGCCTGGCCGAGCGCCCGGCTGCACGCCCAGACGCTGGCGCCGCTGCCCTCGGGGCGGTTCCCCGGCGTCGACGACCTGGAGGTCTACTCCTTCCTGGACTCCCACGCCCCGCGCACCCCGCCGTCGTGA